A single Lacerta agilis isolate rLacAgi1 chromosome 10, rLacAgi1.pri, whole genome shotgun sequence DNA region contains:
- the LOC117053875 gene encoding IQ motif and SEC7 domain-containing protein 3-like yields the protein MQPSTHPNMPRERLETALVPSYPASAGTLVQCQQIVKVIVLDKPCLARMEPALNQTLTRYVSSDSCSSTPLRGLGSGLQGTPVKIIHQPPLPPPPPPYNHPHQTCPPSSLLQRRRYSSGSRSLV from the coding sequence ATGCAGCCCAGCACGCATCCTAACATGCCGCGGGAGAGGCTGGAGACAGCATTGGTGCCCTCTTACCCTGCCTCGGCAGGGACACTTGTACAGTGCCAGCAGATTGTCAAAGTTATAGTCTTGGACAAGCCGTGCCTCGCTCGCATGGAGCCGGCCCTCAACCAGACTCTGACACGCTACGTGTCCTCTGATTCCTGCAGCTCCACCCCCTTGCGCGGTCTAGGCAGCGGGCTCCAAGGGACCCCGGTGAAAATCATCCATCAGCCCCCGCttccgccaccgccgccgccctACAACCACCCGCACCAGACCTGTCCCCCCAGCTCCTTGCTTCAGAGGCGCCGGTATTCCAGCGGCTCACGCAGTCTAGTGTAG